A window from Triticum aestivum cultivar Chinese Spring chromosome 6D, IWGSC CS RefSeq v2.1, whole genome shotgun sequence encodes these proteins:
- the LOC123141709 gene encoding putative F-box/LRR-repeat protein 23, whose protein sequence is MPLLPPPPPPTAPPGRGRRRLGSRRRRRSKRRNWAELPLDVMLYVLHKLDDVELMFGGAARVCRSWHDAVCEPELWRRVDMRGRSRRFRETVSLNKVTQLSIRFSAGQCREFFGQQDLDNDLLLFLADRAPLLKSLHLTKHCDVTSKALAEAMKKFPLLEELELCECERYDTCVFELVATACPLLKHFKHVNDRAYSWYYWERDLYPVDNREALAIARMHELRSLKIFHSGLDNQGLTAILDGCPHLESLDIRYCSNIIMDSSMRAKCARVKTKKVYPYAPTDDWVRPRSGIHDDSIDDSSKYFEPGSPVSRCHSPRDSYWWFRSNGEEPDCRFFNVEPCDSEDSDHSRFFSGAEETEFEYWRI, encoded by the exons ATGCCActgctaccgccgccgccgccgccgacggcgccTCCCGGGCGCGGGAGGCGGAGACTGGGCAGCCGACGGAGGCGACGATCAAAGAGGAGGAACTGGGCAGAGCTGCCCCTGGACGTGATGCTCTACGTCCTCCACAAGCTGGACGACGTCGAGCTCATGTTCGGCGGCGCGGCCAGGGTGTGCCGCTCCTGGCACGACGCCGTGTGCGAGCCCGAGCTGTGGCGCCGCGTCGACATGCGCGGCCGCTCCCGGCGCTTCCGGGAGACGGTCAGCCTCAACAAGGTGACGCAGCTCTCCATTCGGTTCAGCGCCGGGCAGTGCCGAGAATTCTTCGGCCAGCAGGACCTCGacaacgacctcctcctcttcctggccGACCG GGCACCCTTACTGAAGAGCCTTCATCTTACCAAGCATTGTGATGTAACCAGTAAAGCATTGGCAGAGGCAATGAAGAAATTCCCTCTGTTGGAGGAGCTCGAGCTTTGTGAATGTGAGAGATATGACACGTGCGTCTTTGAGCTTGTTGCAACGGCTTGTCCACTACTGAAGCACTTCAAACATGTCAACGATCGAGCATATTCGTGGTATTATTGGGAACGGGATCTATACCCCGTCGACAACCGCGAAGCCTTGGCAATTGCAAGGATGCATGAGCTACGGTCCCTGAAGATTTTCCACAGTGGCCTCGACAACCAAGGGTTGACAGCCATCCTTGACGGCTGCCCTCACCTGGAGTCCCTTGACATACGCTACTGCAGCAACATCATCATGGACAGCAGCATGCGAGCAAAGTGTGCCCGTGTTAAGACGAAGAAGGTGTATCCATATGCGCCAACTGATGACTGGGTGCGTCCTCGGTCTGGCATCCATGATGACTCCATCGATGATTCTTCCAAGTATTTCGAGCCTGGCAGCCCTGTTAGTAGATGTCATTCTCCACGGGATAGTTATTGGTGGTTTCGCAGCAATGGTGAGGAGCCCGACTGTCGGTTTTTCAATGTGGAGCCTTGTGACTCCGAGGACTCTGATCATTCTCGCTTCTTTAGTGGTGCCGAGGAGACCGAGTTTGAGTACTGGAGGATCTGA
- the LOC123141710 gene encoding PRELI domain containing protein 3B — MVVYTQEHVYQHPWDRVTAAAWRKFTDPASRTALSHVADVHTLQRRVDTDAGRLHAARSITVRSPPLPFILRRLLPAAAASPSGAAICHCVETSVVDAPRRAMDIVVRNVSLRGIIEVEERSTFRPHPDRPDDWTQFRQETTIRCRPLAKLAAVAEKVETRCAERFLQNSAKGREVVERICRYLEAEAAGAAPSAV, encoded by the coding sequence ATGGTGGTCTACACGCAGGAGCACGTCTACCAGCACCCGTGGGAccgcgtgacggcggcggcgtggCGCAAGTTCACGGACCCGGCCTCCCGCACGGCGCTCTCCCACGTCGCCGACGTGCACACCCTGCAGCGCCGCGTCGACACGGACGCCGGCCGCCTCCACGCCGCGCGCTCCATCACCGTCCGCTCCCCGCCGCTCCCCTTCATCCTGCGCCGCCTcctcccggccgccgccgcctccccctcggGCGCCGCGATCTGCCACTGCGTCGAGACCTCCGTCGTCGACGCCCCACGCCGCGCCATGGACATCGTCGTCCGCAACGTCAGCCTCCGCGGGATCATCGAGGTCGAGGAGCGATCCACCTTCCGCCCCCACCCGGACCGCCCCGACGACTGGACGCAGTTCAGGCAGGAGACCACGATCCGGTGCCGCCCGCTCGCcaagctcgccgccgtcgccgagaAGGTCGAGACCCGCTGCGCCGAGAGGTTCCTGCAGAACAGCGCCAAGGGGAGGGAGGTCGTCGAGCGGATCTGCCGCtacctcgaggccgaggccgccggcgCCGCGCCTTCCGCCGTCTGA